The following are encoded in a window of Centroberyx gerrardi isolate f3 chromosome 1, fCenGer3.hap1.cur.20231027, whole genome shotgun sequence genomic DNA:
- the tdp1 gene encoding tyrosyl-DNA phosphodiesterase 1 has translation MSQDSQHGKWCISSSDDDDEDLPPSQPRPPADSNHSSPQADSPPSSKLEPVAVVKPEPVNAPPSSLAIGSEARQAAQASQLNPVKYESSPSLAGKRKKEATDDAGWALSDSDGDDDGGEKGKSVKDLPRSPSPKAKKPKVEERPPSPHGRLYYIDEPQDFFEASVPCLNDTYRFYLNKVTGLDREYNTGALHIRDILSPLFGTLKESVQFNYCFDIAWMVQQYPPEFRDRPVLIVHGDKREAKARLVQQTQPFPNVRLCQAKLDIAFGTHHTKMMLLWYEEGFRVLILTSNLIRADWYQKTQGMWMSPLFPRLPEGSPESAGESPTFFKRDLLDYLGSYRAPELADWIQRIREHDLSETRVYLIGSTPGRYTGSDMERWGHLRLRKLLYDHAHPVPKEESWPVIGQFSSIGSMGLDKTKWLAGEFQRTLTTLGKSSLRPDPPVHLVYPSVEDVRTSLEGYPAGGSLPYSIQTAQKQLWLHSYFHRWKADSTGRSHAMPHIKTYMRTSPDFTQLAWFLITSANLSKAAWGALEKNNTQVMVRSYELGVLYLPSAFDMKTFPVHRNPFPVSSSSSGFPVPFDLPPTHYSSKDQPWIWNIPYSQAPDTHGNIWVPS, from the exons ATGTCTCAGGACAGTCAGCACGGCAAGTGGTGCATCTCCAGCAGTGACGACGATGACGAGGATCTTCCTCCATCTCAGCCCCGCCCACCGGCCGACTCCAACCACAGCTCCCCCCAGGCTGACTCTCCCCCCAGCTCCAAACTGGAACCGGTAGCGGTGGTGAAACCAGAACCAGTTAACGCCCCTCCATCCTCGCTTGCCATTGGCTCTGAGGCTAGACAGGCAGCCCAAGCCAGCCAGTTAAATCCGGTGAAGTATGAATCCAGTCCGTCATTGGCCGGAAAGCGGAAGAAGGAGGCGACAGACGACGCGGGCTGGGCTCTCTCAGACAgcgatggtgatgatgatggaggggagaaggggaagagTGTCAAAGATTTACCCAGGAGTCCGAGCCCCAAAGCCAAGAAGCCGAAGGTGGAGGAGCGCCCTCCCAGCCCCCACGGCCGGCTCTACTATATAGACGAGCCACAGGACTTCTTTGAGGCCAGTGTTCCTTGTCTGAACGACACCTACAGGTTCTACCTCAACAAAGTCACAGGGCTGGACAGGGAGTACAACACCGGGGCTCTGCACATCAGAG ACATCCTCTCTCCGTTATTTGGGACGTTGAAAGAATCCGTTCAG TTTAACTACTGCTTTGATATTGCCTGGATGGTTCAGCAGTACCCGCCAGAGTTCAG GGATCGGCCGGTTCTGATAGTCCATGGGGATAAGAGGGAGGCCAAGGCCCGGCTGGTCCAACAGACTCAGCCCTTCCCTAATGTTCGCCTCTGCCAG GCCAAGCTGGATATTGCTTTTGGAACTCACCACAC GAAGATGATGTTGCTGTGGTACGAGGAAGGCTTCAGAGTCCTCATTCTCACCTCCAACCTCATCAGAGCCGACTGGTACCAGAAAACACAAGG GATGTGGATGAGCCCGCTGTTTCCACGGTTACCAGAGGGCAGCCCCGAAAGTGCCGGCGAGTCGCCAACCTTCTTTAAAAGAGACCTGCTGGACTACCTGGGGTCGTACCGCGCACCAGAACTCGCCGACTGGATCCAACGAATCAGAGAGCACGACCTGTCAGAGACCAG GGTGTATCTGATCGGCTCGACCCCGGGGAGGTACACTGGTTCGGACATGGAGCGCTGGGGCCACCTGAGGCTGAGGAAG CTGTTGTATGACCACGCACATCCTGTTCCCAAGGAAGAAAGCTGGCCTGTGATTGGCCAGTTCTCCAGCATCGGCTCCATGGGACTGGACAAGACCAAATGGTTGGCGGGGGAGTTCCAGCGCACCCTGACCACGCTGGGGAAGTCCTCTCTCCGGCCAGACCCTCCCGTTCACTTG GTGTATCCGTCGGTGGAGGATGTGAGGACTAGTTTGGAGGGCTACCCAG CGGGAGGCTCCCTCCCCTACAGCATCCAGACGGCTCAGAAGCAGCTCTGGCTCCACTCCTACTTCCA ccggTGGAAGGCGGATTCAACAGGGAGGAGTCATGCCATGCCACACATAAAGACTTACATGAGGACGTCACCAGATTTCACCCAGCTGGCCTGGTTCCTCATTACAag tgccAACCTGTCCAAGGCAGCGTGGGGTGCGCTGGAGAAGAACAACACTCAGGTGATGGTTCGTTCATACGAGCTGGGAGTCCTCTACCTGCCTTCTGCCTTT GACATGAAGACCTTCCCTGTTCATAGAAATCCatttcctgtctcctcctcctcctctggtttCCCCGTGCCCTTTGACCTCCCCCCTACACACTACTCTAGTAAAG ATCAGCCGTGGATCTGGAACATTCCATACAGCCAGGCTCCCGACACACATGGCAACATCTGGGTTCcctcctga